GACATGGTGATTTTCTTCTCTCTCATTCCATTACGACTCCTATCAAGCAATAGCCTGTAACTTGTGCCCTATGTATGCATTCTAACTGATTGAATCTCCTCTTGCCTTTGTGCCTTTGCACTCACATAATATATGTATGAAAGGGTGAAATCACTTTGGGGAACTTTCATGGCGAACACTTATCGGTCGCAAAAGCGCTCTATCAGCTTGAATTCTACCTAGATCAGCTCAATGCGCCGTTCGATATCTATCATTTATATGCTACAGCGTACAAAGAACAACGCGGTAGCCAATACGACGAACGTTGGCTCTACTGTTTGGATGACAACCCAGAAGTAGAGAATTGTCTGGACGAAGGATTTACACTTCAAACAATCGTTGACACGCTGTTGCGTACGGGTCACGAACCTGTTGTTCGAGCTTTAATGCGGTCATTCCGCAGAGAAAAAATAGCAATCTCGCAACTTTACCTAATTGGTGCAACGCCAAGGCGGCGCAATTAACATGCGCCGCCCGTTTTTTATTGTTGAATCTCCAGCCACGCATCTTGTGAATTGTCGTTTTGCACTGGTGAACTCGACACCAACGTCGACGCCAGGTCTCCATTCATCGTCGTCGTGGCCATCTTCTCATATGCATCTCGCCCCAGCCCAGAGGATCCGACAATGCTGTCACCTTGCATAAACGTAATCTCCGCTTCACTCACCGGCTCGTTCGTGGAGTATATATCACGATAATACGCGTCGACAAGGGCGCTAATCTCCTGAGTCACACCTGGGTTCGAGGTTTGTCCGTCGGTTGCCTCCGAGAGGTCAACGATTGCGGATACAACGTATTGCCCCTGGCCTTTCCCGTCGGGTAAAACAACCATATCATTAAGCCCATTCACATTGCCCAGATGGTTGGTCAAGTCATCGATCATGGCATCTGATGGATCCGGATCACTCGATGTCGGTGCCGCTTTACTGGACGTTCCTGTTCCAAACGAATTTGGTATCGCACTGAACAATTTTCCATCCACCCACGCGAAGACACCCAACAAAAGAGCGCCCGTAACAACGTAAAATTGCCACGGACGCCTTGTTTGAACCTTGTCCTTCATGTTATCCACCACCTTTTTATGAAACGCTCATATAAAAAGGTATATGGACGACTTTCCTCTCGTATCACTCTCGTTCGCGAACAAATGACGCTTTTGCCTGATACCACTGCTCTTTAGATATTAAGACTTCTCGAGGCTTACTTCCTTCAAACGTACCCACGATACCACTCTGTTCCATCTGATCGACGATGCGGGCAGCTCTGGAATACCCGATTCGAAATCGCCGCTGAAGCATCGATACGGAAGCTTGGCCCATGTCGACGACGAGATCGACCGCATCGGAGAACAAGTCATCTAATTCAGGTCCGCCGGATCGCTCATCTGCCTGATCATCGACACCACTGTTCAAATCGACCGTATACACCGCCTGTTGTTGTTCTTTCACGAAGTTGACAAGGCGTTCAATTTCCTCCTCTGACACGTACGCGCCTTGGACACGCGTCGCCTTCGCCGCACCGACAGGCATGTACAACATGTCGCCTCGACCGAGGAGCTTTTCTGCGCCGTTTCCATCCAAAATGGTTCTTGAGTCATGCATGGACGATACTGCAAACGCAATACGGCTCGGGATGTTCGCCTTGATCAGTCCCGTGATAACGTCAACGGAAGGTCGCTGTGTCGCAAGGATGAGGTGAATACCCGCCGCACGTGCCATCTGGGCGATGCGACATATTGCGTCTTCCACGTCTCCCGGTGCAACCATCATGAGATCCGCTAACTCGTCAACGATGACAACGATGTACGGCAGGGGTTCCAAACCCTCTTCTTTCAACAGCTGGTTGTACCGTTCAATGTCCCGCGCACCGCGTTCAGCCATGAGTTGATACCGGTTCTCCATCTCTTGGACAACTTTCTTCAGGGCAAAGGCCGCCTTACGAGGATCCGTTACAACTGGCGCTAAAAGGTGTGGAATCCCATTGTATCCACTCAATTCAACCATTTTCGGATCAATCATCATCAGCTTTACTTCGTGTGGTTTGTTTCTCATCAAAATGGATGCAATGATCCCATTTATGCACACGCTTTTCCCGGAACCGGTGGCACCAGCAACCAATAGGTGGGGCATCTTCTGCAGATTACCGACAATCGGGGCTCCGGAGATATCTCTACCAAGGGCGAGAGCAAGTCTATCTTTAGACTCTTGGAACTCGGGTGCCTGAAGAACCTCCCGCAAAGAGACCACAGCAACCTCTTCGTTTGGCACTTCGATACCGATCACTGACTTTCCGGGCACGGGTGCTTCCATTCGAATGTCACGCGCGGCCAGGGCCAAGGCAATGTCGTCTGTCAGACCAACAATTCGTGACACTTTCACACCCGCAGCTGGTTGTAATTCATAACGCGTTACCGTCGGACCCCGACTGATTTCCAAAACCTTTGCTTGGACACCAAACGACTGTAGAGTTGACTCAAGCTTTACGGCGTTTGCTTGTGCCCCGCGCTGTGAAAATGTCTTTCCGCTCGACTTTGGTAGTTTAAATAGGCTGAGCGGCGGCAACCTGAAGTTCTCGTCATGAACCATTGGACCCACTTCATAGTCGCCGTCGGGCGCATGTTCTCGTCTCGGAGGCGTCGGAGCAGGCTTTTTCACCTTCGCGTCGGGAAACCGCATGACCAGCTGATTCCCCGCTTGTTCTAGTGGAGCAGGTGTAGACGCAGCCTCCGCTGCCTCCTGTTCCGCCGCGTGCTGGCGGGCACGCAGGGCAAAGTCGTGAATGATTGGTGCCTGATCCGGAGCAGGAGACGAACCTGCCAGGGGCGCATTTTTATCTGACACATCGTAAACTTCACCATCCACAACCAATTCAGGGCGACGACGGCGTGACTTGTGAGCCGGGATTTCCTCCGCTTCGGCCACCTCTTTGTCGGACTTAAAGAGGACATTCACGTGTCCTTTTACAGACTGCCACAACTTGTCCATCAGGCCCTCTGTCCAACCTGTTCCACGCTTTACGATATTGACGAGCGATGCTTGAAGCACAAGTGCAATGCCGATGAGCGCTCCAGCGAAAATCACCAATCGCGGGCCTAATTCATGCGATCCCGGCGTGTTAAAGAGCATGTGCAACAAGCCAAAAACCGCGTAGCCTATAAAGCCACCCCCGGCCGACGGGGGTCCACTTTGACCGGGTTGCCGGAGGTATTGCCGAAGCTCTGTCAGTGCAGTCAATTCGTTGTGAAAGAAATTCGCCTGTTGACCATAGGCTACTAACTCACTGTAGAAGTTCATTTCAATCAACGAGAGAAAACACAGCAGAATGATCAGTAAACCAACATGCCGACCATCCCAGACAAACTTGGATCTCCGGAACATCATATATAAAGCAGCATATCCGGTTAAAATCGGGATCAAAAAGTACCAACTACCCGCCAAGTAAATACTGATGGATGCCAGGAACTGTCCAACCCACCCCAGTTTTCCGAGCGCGAGGGCACACCCGGTCAGCATTGCGAGCCCTGTCACTTCATATTTCAAGATGTTTTTCTGTTGTTGTTTTCGTGCCACGGATCAACCCACCAGTCTTAAACTTGCTTGAAGAAGAATTTCGTTGCCACACCATCCATTTCCTTCTTCATTTAGACTGGCCATAGCTCTGAAAAAGGCAAACAAGCCAGCTGTGGCTGACCTGATGCGTCATGTTCAACGAACTATCCTTGGTACGGCATACCAGGCTGCCACTCGGCCCGAAGGTAATCCGCTGCTTTGGGACTGATCACTCGTTGAATTGTTGCGTGCCCGTCCACAGTGCGTTCGACAATTAACAGCGCATCGCCAACTCGAATTTCCTCGGTCCGACTCGCGGCGGATGATTCAGGTGGATTCGAGGCGAAGATCTCATAATCGGAAAGGATGGTCCAATGCATTACTGCATCACTCCTAAAGCCGTTCCTTGCTCCATCTCTCGCTCTTTAACAAGCTGGTGAAGTTTGGCCATTGCCTGCCCGAGTCCCCCAACCTCATCGACAAGCCCGTAGCGAACCGCGTCCTCACCAATTACCGTGGTTCCAATATCCTTGGCCATTTGACCCGTGTTGAGCATTAACGACTTAAATGTCTCTTCCGTGATGGCGGCGTGTTCAGTCACGAACTTCGTCACTCGATCCTGCATCTTTTCCAGATACTCAAATGACTGCTGGACACCAATGATGAGCCCATTCAGTCGAATCGGGTGAACGGTCATACTGGCGGATTCTGCGATAAACGTATAGTCCGAACTGACAGCTATGGGGACACCAATCGAATGGCCGCCGCCAAGGACAAGGGATACAGTTGGTTTACTTAGCGATGCGACCAATTCAGCAATAGCCAGCCCCGCCTCAACATCCCCACCAACTGTATTTAAAATCAGCAGGAGGCCTTTCACCTTGTCGCTTTCTTCCACGGCGACAAGTTGAGGAATAATGTGCTCATATTTGGTCGTTTTGTTTTGCGGAGGCAAGACCATGTGCCCTTCAATTTGTCCAATGATGGTCAAACAATAGATATTGCTCTCTGGTGTTGCGACCGGTGACGGCTGCCCCAAGGCCTCAATGTTTTGTGCAACGCGATTTGGCGGATTCAATTCAGGTTGAGCTTCAGCAGCGACCAAATTCGCCACCATCTGCGCGCCCCGTTGGTTTCTATCCAATGGAGAACCACTGTTCGGCATCATTATCTCACCGACTCCTCTCTTTCTGTAGTATGAGCGGTGAGCCACCTGTAGATGCAAAAAAGAGACACCCATTTTGGCGTGTCTCCATCGCTTCATTCGAAAGTCCGATCAAGCTTCCATAATGATTGGCAAGATCATAGGGCGACGACGAGTCTGTTCAAACAAGTACCGACCTAGTGCATCGCGTACCGCCGTCTTTAAGCTGGACCATTCGCTTACATTGTCCGATACCAGCTTGACCAATGTGCTCTCCACAAGTTTATTCGCCTCGTCCAGCAACGCTTCCGATTCCCGAACGTAAACGAAACCGCGTGAGATAATATCAGGCCCGGACAGAATATGGCCTGTCGCTTTAGATAAGGTTACGACGACCACCAAGATTCCGTCCTGGGACAACAGCTTGCGATCACGCAGGACAATATTGCCAACGTCACCTACACCCAGCCCGTCGATCATCACCGTCCCAGCTGGAACCTTACCACCTAAGCGTGCACGCCCATTTTCGAACTCCACGACGTCGCCGAGATCGGTAATAAAGATGTTTTCTGGGTCCACACCAACTTCCACTGCCAGGTCAGCATGCGTTCTCTGCATACGGTATTCCCCGTGAACCGGCAGGAAGTACTTCGGCTTAACCAGTTGCAGCATCCATTTGAGCTCTTCTTGACTGCCGTGGCCGGACGCGTGAACGCCGCGGTAAATGACATTCGCACCAACGCGAAATAGTTGGTCAATTGTTCGAGAAACATACTTTTCATTACCAGGAATAGGAGAACTCGCAAAGACAACGGTATCCCCTGGCATAATCTCAACTTTCCGATGCGCCGATCTCGCCATTCGTGTGAGTGCAGACATCGGCTCACCTTGACTCCCGGTGGATAAAATGACCAGTTTTTCGGGATCGACTTTATTTACATCATCTGCATCGATAAGGGTATCGGGCAAGGATTCAAGATAGCCCAGTTGAAGGCTCGTTTGAATGTTATTAACCATGCTTCGGCCAACAACAGCCACTTTTCGACCGTGCTTCTCAGCTGATCGAATCATTAACTGCAGTCGATGGATGTTGGATGCAAACGTGGACATAATAACGCGTCCAGTGGCTTTTGCAATAATATCGTCAATTTTTGCGCCAACCGTAAGCTCCGAGGGCGTGTATCCCGGGCGTTCGGCGTTCGTACTGTCGCCGACCAGCGCCAGTACTCCCTGTGCGCCATAAGCCGCTAATTTGTGAACATCAGCGTGGCGTCCGTCCACAGGCGTTGGGTCAAACTTGAAGTCACCCGTGTGTATGACGACACCTTCAGGTGTGTTGATGGCGAATCCTGCCGTGTCTGGGATGCTGTGATTTACGTAAAACAACGACACATCAAAAGGCCCTACATGGATCTCTGAATTTCCATCCATAGCATTTAACTTCGCGGTGTCCAATAAACCATGTTCCCGTAATTTATTTTCGACCAACCCAAGGGTCAATCGTGTGCCGTAGACAGGAACATTCAACTCACGAAGGATATATGGCATACCGCCAATATGGTCTTCGTGGCCGTGTGTCAAAAAAATTCCGTGGATTTTCTCTCGGTTTTCAGCCAGAAACGTAATATCTGGAATAACGATATCAATTCCAAGCATATCTTCTTCTGGAAACTTTAAACCCGCATCCACAACGATCATATCGTTACCGTACCAGTACAACGTCATGTTCTTACCAATTTCCCCAACACCGCCCAGCGGGACGATGGAGAGTCTAGATTTTCCTTTAGCCAAACTTGGCACCTCCGTATTGCTATCCCAGAAAAAAGCAAACTTAAACATAAGTAAACAGGGCTGTGCACGCCACACAGCTCGTCCTTGTTACCAAAAACGCTTACGTACCACTTCTTTACACTACATTCACACAGTTCTGTCCGTACGCCGATGAAAATATCGCCTCAATCGGTCACACAGATCAGCCCGGCCCGTTCCATCCATCGATCTGAGTGATGATATGCTCATTGAAAAGCCGCACCAGTCACTATGATCTGTATTATAACCCGGAACAGAACCATGCACAACAGACGAATTTGCCGAATTTTGTCGTATAAAGAAAAGAGGCCATCCCACGAACGAGATCGTTTCATCTCATTCCTGGGATGGCCTCACACAATTTTCTCAGATACGCCGATTGCGTTTCAGCATTTTCCCAGCCGACTCAACAGTTCGCGCAAATGGTCCTGAAATGTCTCAGAGACAGGGAGAAGCGGAAGGCGAACTGAACCCACGGAGTGACCCAGAAGCGCAGTAGCTGCCTTGACGGGAGCTGGACTCGGCGCCATGAACATCGCCTCGAAGACAGGAAGCAAGCGAGCGCTTAGGACGGCTGCCTCAGTCGTCTGTCCCTGCCAGAACAAGTCCATCATTTTCCGAATTTCACTACCCACGACGTGACTTGCAACGCTGACAACGCCAGCCGCACCGAGACTCAACATTGGGAGCGTAAACTTATCGTCGCCACTGTAGAAGAGAAAATCGTCAGGTTTCTCAGCAGCGATGTGCAAGATTTGAGTAAAGTTCCCGCTGGCTTCTTTCAAGGCGAAGATATTCGGTACCTGAGCCAGTCTCAGAACCGTGTCCACGTCCAAGTTCACACTGGTTCTCCCCGGAACGTTGTACAGCATGACCGGAAGACTTACTGCTTCCGCAACGGACGCAAAATGGGCGTAGAGTCCGTCTTGACTCGGCCGATTGTAATAAGGCGTGACTACGAGCAACCCATGAACCCCGAGCTTTTCGGCTTCGCGAGAAAACTCAATAGACTCCCGTGTTGCATTGGTGCCTGTGCCGGCGATAACAGGGATACGTCCATCGGCGGCTCGAAGGGTCATTTCAAATACTCGAAGCTTTTCATCGTGATCGAGCGTGGGCGATTCCCCAGTCGTTCCACAAGCGACAATCGACGTCGTGCCGGTTGCGATAAGATGGTCGACGAGGCCCTTGAGGGCCACTTCATCGACATTTCCTAATTCGTCAAAAGGCGTTACCATAGCCGTTAAAAGACTTCCAAAATCCACATCCCTCATCCTTTCCATCATCAGAGTGTTGACAGCTGAAATGCCCGGTGCAGCGCCCGTACAGCGGCAGCCATTTGTACCCCATCCACGAGCACCCAGATGGTTGTATGCGAGTCAGCTGACTGTAAAATTTCAATCCCTTCACTGGCAAGCGCTTCGACGATCCGCGCCATAATACCAGGAACGCCCATGATTCCTGCGCCGACAGCGGAGACCTTTGCGCAACCCGCTCGAACCTCCGGTTGGTAACCGAGCTTTTCAAGATATTTCACAGCAAGCCCGGCAACGTCGTCGGCAACCGTAAAGGCCACCTGATGTGGTGTGACAGATATAAAATCCACTGATATGTGATGTTCAGCCATTAGCGTAAAGATCGATGAACTTCCGATC
This is a stretch of genomic DNA from Alicyclobacillus dauci. It encodes these proteins:
- a CDS encoding DNA translocase FtsK, translating into MLTGCALALGKLGWVGQFLASISIYLAGSWYFLIPILTGYAALYMMFRRSKFVWDGRHVGLLIILLCFLSLIEMNFYSELVAYGQQANFFHNELTALTELRQYLRQPGQSGPPSAGGGFIGYAVFGLLHMLFNTPGSHELGPRLVIFAGALIGIALVLQASLVNIVKRGTGWTEGLMDKLWQSVKGHVNVLFKSDKEVAEAEEIPAHKSRRRRPELVVDGEVYDVSDKNAPLAGSSPAPDQAPIIHDFALRARQHAAEQEAAEAASTPAPLEQAGNQLVMRFPDAKVKKPAPTPPRREHAPDGDYEVGPMVHDENFRLPPLSLFKLPKSSGKTFSQRGAQANAVKLESTLQSFGVQAKVLEISRGPTVTRYELQPAAGVKVSRIVGLTDDIALALAARDIRMEAPVPGKSVIGIEVPNEEVAVVSLREVLQAPEFQESKDRLALALGRDISGAPIVGNLQKMPHLLVAGATGSGKSVCINGIIASILMRNKPHEVKLMMIDPKMVELSGYNGIPHLLAPVVTDPRKAAFALKKVVQEMENRYQLMAERGARDIERYNQLLKEEGLEPLPYIVVIVDELADLMMVAPGDVEDAICRIAQMARAAGIHLILATQRPSVDVITGLIKANIPSRIAFAVSSMHDSRTILDGNGAEKLLGRGDMLYMPVGAAKATRVQGAYVSEEEIERLVNFVKEQQQAVYTVDLNSGVDDQADERSGGPELDDLFSDAVDLVVDMGQASVSMLQRRFRIGYSRAARIVDQMEQSGIVGTFEGSKPREVLISKEQWYQAKASFVRERE
- a CDS encoding YlzJ-like family protein, with protein sequence MHWTILSDYEIFASNPPESSAASRTEEIRVGDALLIVERTVDGHATIQRVISPKAADYLRAEWQPGMPYQG
- a CDS encoding ClpP family protease → MVANLVAAEAQPELNPPNRVAQNIEALGQPSPVATPESNIYCLTIIGQIEGHMVLPPQNKTTKYEHIIPQLVAVEESDKVKGLLLILNTVGGDVEAGLAIAELVASLSKPTVSLVLGGGHSIGVPIAVSSDYTFIAESASMTVHPIRLNGLIIGVQQSFEYLEKMQDRVTKFVTEHAAITEETFKSLMLNTGQMAKDIGTTVIGEDAVRYGLVDEVGGLGQAMAKLHQLVKEREMEQGTALGVMQ
- a CDS encoding ribonuclease J, whose amino-acid sequence is MAKGKSRLSIVPLGGVGEIGKNMTLYWYGNDMIVVDAGLKFPEEDMLGIDIVIPDITFLAENREKIHGIFLTHGHEDHIGGMPYILRELNVPVYGTRLTLGLVENKLREHGLLDTAKLNAMDGNSEIHVGPFDVSLFYVNHSIPDTAGFAINTPEGVVIHTGDFKFDPTPVDGRHADVHKLAAYGAQGVLALVGDSTNAERPGYTPSELTVGAKIDDIIAKATGRVIMSTFASNIHRLQLMIRSAEKHGRKVAVVGRSMVNNIQTSLQLGYLESLPDTLIDADDVNKVDPEKLVILSTGSQGEPMSALTRMARSAHRKVEIMPGDTVVFASSPIPGNEKYVSRTIDQLFRVGANVIYRGVHASGHGSQEELKWMLQLVKPKYFLPVHGEYRMQRTHADLAVEVGVDPENIFITDLGDVVEFENGRARLGGKVPAGTVMIDGLGVGDVGNIVLRDRKLLSQDGILVVVVTLSKATGHILSGPDIISRGFVYVRESEALLDEANKLVESTLVKLVSDNVSEWSSLKTAVRDALGRYLFEQTRRRPMILPIIMEA
- the dapA gene encoding 4-hydroxy-tetrahydrodipicolinate synthase, yielding MDFGSLLTAMVTPFDELGNVDEVALKGLVDHLIATGTTSIVACGTTGESPTLDHDEKLRVFEMTLRAADGRIPVIAGTGTNATRESIEFSREAEKLGVHGLLVVTPYYNRPSQDGLYAHFASVAEAVSLPVMLYNVPGRTSVNLDVDTVLRLAQVPNIFALKEASGNFTQILHIAAEKPDDFLFYSGDDKFTLPMLSLGAAGVVSVASHVVGSEIRKMMDLFWQGQTTEAAVLSARLLPVFEAMFMAPSPAPVKAATALLGHSVGSVRLPLLPVSETFQDHLRELLSRLGKC